The following are encoded in a window of Congzhengia minquanensis genomic DNA:
- a CDS encoding polysaccharide deacetylase family protein, with protein sequence MKHLKLAVVLLFAVVVLTLDASPACDVLAEPSVPVFMYHSISDVPVGKDEALSVKVKDFEQQLAYLKRMKYTGIFAEELPEAGKTHRPVVITFDDGYIDNYTTAFPLLKKYGLKATIFVVSDEIGKPGRMTGAQLKEMSDSGLVSIQSHTVSHQNLKNLTHDETEYQFSHSKAVIETVTKKPVRALAAPGGFWSKDLGEQASRYYDIAFRSFGWGTCKRENRFRVPRAGIFRSNTLAEFQAITRERSQTAIRTSDEANDRG encoded by the coding sequence GTGAAACATTTAAAACTGGCCGTTGTGCTTTTGTTTGCCGTTGTTGTGCTGACGCTTGACGCCTCTCCTGCCTGCGACGTTTTGGCGGAACCCTCGGTTCCCGTTTTTATGTACCACAGCATCAGCGACGTTCCTGTGGGAAAAGACGAGGCATTAAGCGTTAAGGTGAAAGATTTTGAACAGCAGCTCGCCTACTTAAAGCGCATGAAATATACCGGCATTTTTGCGGAGGAACTACCGGAGGCAGGAAAAACCCACCGCCCCGTTGTCATCACCTTTGACGACGGATACATCGACAACTACACCACTGCTTTTCCACTTTTAAAAAAATATGGCCTAAAAGCAACTATTTTTGTGGTTTCAGACGAGATTGGGAAGCCCGGACGCATGACTGGCGCCCAGCTGAAAGAAATGTCTGACAGTGGTTTGGTAAGCATCCAGAGTCACACGGTTTCCCATCAGAATTTAAAAAACCTGACCCATGATGAAACGGAATATCAGTTTTCCCATTCAAAAGCTGTCATTGAAACCGTCACTAAAAAACCCGTGCGTGCGCTGGCAGCACCAGGCGGTTTCTGGTCGAAAGATTTAGGCGAGCAGGCCTCCCGCTATTACGACATCGCTTTCCGCTCCTTTGGATGGGGAACATGCAAACGGGAAAACCGCTTTCGCGTTCCCCGGGCAGGCATATTTCGCTCGAACACCCTGGCCGAATTTCAAGCCATCACCCGGGAGCGGTCGCAGACCGCAATTCGAACAAGCGATGAAGCAAACGACCGCGGTTAA
- a CDS encoding GIY-YIG nuclease family protein — MFYVYLLACRDNTLYCGYTNNLEKRLSAHNSGRGAKYTKSRLPVRLVYSEAYEDKSDALKRECAVKKLKKSQKLKLIEQQNSGRL; from the coding sequence ATGTTTTATGTTTACCTGCTCGCCTGCCGCGACAACACCCTATACTGCGGCTATACCAACAATTTAGAAAAGAGACTCTCAGCCCACAACAGCGGCCGGGGTGCAAAATATACGAAAAGCCGGCTTCCCGTACGTCTGGTTTACAGCGAGGCCTATGAAGACAAGTCAGACGCATTAAAGCGCGAATGCGCCGTGAAAAAGTTGAAAAAGAGCCAAAAGCTAAAACTGATTGAACAACAAAACAGCGGCCGGTTATAA
- a CDS encoding haloacid dehalogenase-like hydrolase, whose translation MNVYDFDNTIYDGESVFDFYLYSVRRQPKLIRYLFVVVKAFLKYKFCRITTEEFEKIAEKHAQNYLSQLKDIDFLIKDFWDKNQHKIKHFYLCSRREDDVIISASIGFLLEELFSRIGVKNYLATEVDKYTGEVQKICYRKNKVQLFYSRFPGAEIENFYTDSKNDAAMMQIANRTYMVKGEDLELIDGTSCEEFALNHIG comes from the coding sequence ATGAACGTATATGATTTCGACAACACCATTTACGACGGGGAAAGCGTTTTCGATTTTTACCTCTACAGCGTGCGCAGACAGCCAAAGCTCATTCGCTACTTGTTTGTGGTGGTTAAAGCGTTTTTAAAGTATAAGTTTTGCCGCATTACCACGGAGGAGTTTGAAAAGATTGCAGAGAAGCACGCCCAAAACTATTTATCTCAGCTGAAAGACATTGATTTTTTAATAAAAGATTTTTGGGATAAAAATCAGCACAAGATAAAACATTTTTATCTTTGCTCCAGACGGGAAGACGACGTTATCATATCCGCGTCTATTGGTTTTTTGCTGGAGGAGCTATTTTCCCGCATTGGCGTAAAAAACTATTTGGCCACAGAGGTGGACAAATATACAGGAGAGGTTCAAAAAATTTGTTACCGGAAAAACAAGGTGCAGCTTTTTTACAGTCGGTTTCCCGGTGCGGAAATAGAAAATTTTTATACCGACTCGAAAAATGACGCCGCAATGATGCAAATAGCAAACCGAACATATATGGTAAAGGGCGAAGATTTAGAACTGATTGACGGAACCAGCTGCGAAGAATTCGCGCTGAACCACATTGGATAG
- a CDS encoding DMT family transporter, producing MKNSFFYILLTAVLFTTLEPVSKLIAADVSPLAMTFIRFFIGGAMLLPFAVTKLRKNNMKLSAKDFITLALLGVLCICISMLMLQVAVLKADSPALIAIIFCSNSVFTILLATVFLKEKMTVKKALAMVLCIAGVLVLADFSSGTNVVSILLAVGAALTFSLYTVLSKKYSAKLSGVIQTGFSFFFGSLVLLVILLFTGESIFSGLTTGKTIGIMLYLGIAVTGLGYWAFFRAMEKSSATAASTAFFIKPILTPFAAFFINGIAPAPKVFAALILVVAGSVLASMPTKQMEPSEQHTQTIN from the coding sequence TTGAAAAATTCGTTTTTTTACATATTGCTTACAGCAGTTTTGTTTACCACTTTAGAGCCAGTCAGCAAGCTCATCGCAGCAGACGTTTCTCCCCTGGCCATGACGTTTATCCGGTTTTTTATCGGCGGCGCAATGCTGCTGCCCTTTGCTGTTACAAAACTGCGCAAGAACAACATGAAGCTTTCTGCAAAGGATTTTATCACACTGGCTCTTTTGGGGGTTTTATGCATCTGTATCAGCATGCTGATGCTGCAGGTGGCTGTTTTAAAGGCGGACTCTCCGGCTTTAATCGCCATCATTTTTTGCTCTAACTCTGTGTTCACCATTTTATTGGCAACGGTGTTTTTAAAAGAAAAGATGACGGTAAAAAAGGCTTTGGCAATGGTTTTGTGCATTGCCGGTGTGCTTGTTTTAGCAGACTTTTCTTCCGGCACAAACGTGGTTTCAATATTGCTTGCCGTGGGCGCGGCGCTAACCTTCAGCCTGTATACGGTTTTGAGCAAAAAATATTCTGCTAAGTTAAGCGGCGTTATCCAAACCGGATTTTCGTTCTTTTTTGGCAGCCTGGTGCTACTGGTCATTTTGCTGTTCACTGGTGAAAGCATTTTTTCCGGCCTCACCACAGGCAAAACCATTGGAATTATGCTCTATTTAGGAATTGCCGTTACAGGACTGGGCTACTGGGCATTTTTTAGGGCCATGGAAAAGTCTTCCGCCACGGCGGCTTCCACAGCGTTTTTTATAAAACCCATTTTAACGCCCTTTGCGGCGTTTTTCATCAATGGAATTGCTCCGGCGCCAAAGGTGTTTGCCGCTTTAATTTTAGTGGTGGCCGGCTCTGTGCTTGCCTCCATGCCTACAAAACAAATGGAGCCTTCCGAACAGCATACGCAAACTATAAATTAA
- a CDS encoding alpha/beta hydrolase, translating into MRTIQNIAYADTNNERQLLDLYLPETENFKTFVYFHGGGLESGSKGECIDEFAGLIDKNIAVARVNYRLYPFAQFPDFIRDCAASLAWVKDHIKEYGGSDTIFAGGSSAGGYIAMMLYFDKKYLAPFQLSPNDFAGFVFDAGQPTTHFNVLRERGEDPRRVIIDDCAPIFHINDYSGEPPVLVIVSDDDMQNRYEQTQLLLSTMNHFGYPKENIAFQLMENSEHCSYCSQPIFAQMIYDFIEKRNAR; encoded by the coding sequence ATGAGGACAATTCAAAACATTGCTTATGCCGACACAAACAACGAACGACAGCTGCTGGATTTGTATCTGCCTGAGACAGAAAACTTTAAGACGTTTGTCTATTTCCACGGCGGCGGTTTAGAATCAGGCTCAAAAGGGGAGTGCATTGATGAATTTGCCGGGTTAATTGACAAAAATATTGCGGTTGCGCGGGTAAACTACAGGCTCTATCCCTTTGCGCAGTTTCCCGACTTTATCCGCGACTGCGCGGCAAGCCTTGCATGGGTAAAAGACCACATCAAAGAATATGGCGGCAGTGACACAATATTTGCCGGTGGTTCCTCCGCCGGCGGATACATTGCCATGATGTTGTATTTCGACAAAAAATATTTGGCGCCCTTTCAACTTTCGCCCAACGATTTTGCAGGCTTTGTGTTCGACGCGGGCCAGCCAACAACCCACTTTAACGTTTTAAGGGAGCGTGGAGAAGACCCACGGCGGGTTATCATAGACGATTGTGCCCCCATCTTCCATATTAATGACTACAGCGGCGAGCCGCCTGTGCTGGTAATTGTTTCGGACGACGATATGCAAAACCGGTATGAGCAGACGCAGCTTTTGCTTTCCACCATGAACCATTTCGGTTACCCAAAAGAAAACATCGCATTTCAGCTGATGGAGAACAGCGAGCACTGTTCCTACTGCTCCCAGCCCATTTTTGCGCAAATGATTTACGACTTCATAGAAAAGAGGAACGCACGTTGA
- the malQ gene encoding 4-alpha-glucanotransferase: MERKSGVLMHISSLPGEYSIGSFGTEAKQFINFLKSCGFTYWQVLPFCMIDECNSPYKSYSAFGGNPYFVDLNTLYHQGLLTDGEMSSQRQQTPFSCEYVRLYHNRVSVLTVASQRAENVQEIETFIENDSHLKAFCEFMTLKQANHQAPWYEWTNFEMDKDTLFAWKFIQFHFFTQWAEIKQYANSRGVKLIGDMPIYVSLDSADVWSNKELFLLDENNRPTSVAGVPPDYFAQDGQLWGNPIYNWDKMRETNFSWWRERMMHMFSLFDSVRIDHFRGIESYWAVPGSAKTAREGKWEKGPGMELVEAIRQIQGERSVIAEDLGDITQEVIDLVNNSGFPGMRVFQFAFMGGGDTPHLPHNYPKNCVAYTGTHDNNTLLGYLWELDPQTRRHMLRYCGYTDENWEKGYDAILRTMFASHAGLVVLPIQDLLGYGSDTRLNIPGKADGNWQYRVTEEQLNAIDKEKFKQLNELYKRT; encoded by the coding sequence TTGGAACGTAAAAGCGGAGTTTTAATGCACATTTCGTCGCTTCCCGGTGAATATTCCATCGGAAGCTTCGGAACAGAAGCGAAACAATTTATAAACTTTTTAAAAAGCTGCGGCTTTACCTATTGGCAGGTTTTGCCGTTTTGTATGATTGACGAGTGTAACTCGCCTTATAAATCCTATTCTGCCTTTGGCGGAAACCCCTATTTTGTTGATTTGAATACGCTGTATCATCAGGGCCTTTTAACCGACGGGGAGATGAGCTCCCAGCGGCAGCAAACGCCGTTTAGCTGTGAATATGTTCGGCTTTACCACAACCGCGTTTCTGTTTTGACGGTGGCTTCGCAGCGGGCGGAAAATGTTCAGGAGATTGAAACGTTCATTGAAAATGATTCGCACTTAAAAGCCTTCTGTGAGTTTATGACGTTAAAGCAGGCCAACCACCAGGCGCCCTGGTATGAATGGACCAATTTTGAAATGGACAAAGATACACTGTTTGCCTGGAAGTTTATTCAGTTCCACTTTTTCACCCAGTGGGCCGAAATTAAGCAATACGCCAACAGCCGCGGCGTGAAATTGATTGGCGACATGCCCATTTATGTGTCGCTGGACAGCGCGGATGTTTGGAGCAATAAAGAATTGTTTTTGCTGGACGAAAATAACCGTCCTACAAGCGTTGCCGGCGTTCCGCCGGACTATTTTGCGCAGGACGGCCAGCTTTGGGGTAACCCTATTTATAACTGGGACAAAATGCGCGAAACAAACTTTTCATGGTGGCGGGAGCGCATGATGCACATGTTTTCCTTGTTTGACAGCGTAAGAATTGATCATTTTCGGGGAATTGAATCTTACTGGGCGGTTCCGGGAAGCGCGAAAACAGCCCGCGAAGGCAAGTGGGAAAAAGGCCCGGGCATGGAGCTGGTGGAAGCAATTCGCCAAATTCAGGGGGAAAGAAGCGTAATCGCAGAGGATTTGGGCGACATTACCCAGGAGGTTATCGATCTAGTGAACAACAGCGGTTTCCCCGGCATGCGGGTGTTCCAGTTCGCCTTTATGGGTGGCGGCGACACACCACATTTGCCTCACAATTATCCAAAAAACTGCGTGGCTTACACCGGCACTCACGACAACAATACTCTTTTGGGCTACCTTTGGGAGCTTGATCCCCAAACGCGACGGCATATGCTAAGATATTGCGGCTATACCGACGAAAACTGGGAGAAAGGCTACGACGCAATTTTGCGAACCATGTTTGCAAGCCACGCCGGGCTTGTTGTTCTGCCCATTCAGGATTTACTGGGCTACGGCTCGGACACGCGCTTAAACATTCCCGGAAAGGCGGACGGGAACTGGCAATACCGCGTGACGGAGGAACAACTAAACGCTATTGACAAAGAAAAATTTAAACAGTTGAACGAACTTTATAAACGCACATAA
- the prmA gene encoding 50S ribosomal protein L11 methyltransferase, with amino-acid sequence MDWIQLRISTTTEGIEPVCAVLMDAGITGMEIEDAKDFHCFLEANRSTWDYVDEELMSAFGGDTCVKFYVTDNACGADMRTQVTEGLKRLAAMDEKGEYGALSVTSANMKEEDWAENWKQYFKPMNVGDKILILPEWERLTEPTDRTVFTVNPGMSFGTGSHHTTQLCIQGLEQRIAPGMSVLDLGCGSGILSIIALLLGAKDATAVDIDPNAVEIAVQNAKRNRIDLNTYRTFSGDIVSDKALFRAVADKEYDIVLANIVADVIIGMEPVIPKLLKSGGVFITSGIIQEREADVTAAYEKTGLTLTGRQEQGGWVALQYIK; translated from the coding sequence ATGGATTGGATACAGCTTCGCATTTCCACCACAACAGAGGGCATTGAGCCTGTTTGTGCCGTGTTGATGGACGCCGGCATTACGGGCATGGAGATAGAAGATGCGAAAGATTTTCATTGCTTTTTAGAAGCCAACCGCAGCACATGGGACTATGTGGACGAAGAACTGATGTCGGCTTTTGGCGGCGATACTTGCGTGAAATTTTACGTTACGGACAACGCCTGCGGCGCCGACATGCGCACACAGGTCACCGAGGGCTTAAAGCGCCTGGCCGCTATGGACGAAAAAGGCGAATATGGCGCTCTTTCTGTCACCTCTGCCAACATGAAGGAGGAGGATTGGGCGGAAAATTGGAAACAATATTTTAAGCCGATGAACGTAGGCGACAAAATTTTGATTCTGCCTGAGTGGGAACGCTTAACCGAGCCGACAGACCGCACGGTGTTCACTGTAAACCCGGGCATGAGCTTCGGCACAGGCTCCCATCACACCACCCAGCTATGCATTCAGGGCCTGGAGCAGCGCATAGCACCCGGAATGTCTGTTTTAGACTTGGGGTGCGGCAGCGGAATTTTATCTATCATTGCTTTGCTTTTGGGCGCAAAAGACGCCACAGCGGTGGACATTGACCCCAATGCGGTGGAAATTGCAGTGCAAAACGCAAAGCGTAACAGGATAGACTTAAATACATACCGCACGTTTTCCGGCGACATTGTCAGCGACAAAGCGCTTTTTCGTGCGGTAGCCGACAAAGAATATGACATTGTGTTGGCCAACATTGTGGCAGATGTGATTATCGGCATGGAGCCGGTTATTCCAAAACTTCTAAAGTCCGGCGGCGTGTTCATAACCTCAGGCATTATTCAAGAGCGCGAAGCCGATGTGACGGCTGCATACGAAAAAACAGGGCTAACCTTAACCGGCCGGCAGGAACAGGGCGGCTGGGTAGCACTGCAATATATTAAATGA
- the thrC gene encoding threonine synthase: MQYRSTRDSNTQVTSAMAIKTGLAPDGGLFLPETVPQVSLSEIESLCGMTYNERAVDILSRFLTDFTQEEITTCVNRAYSREKFETEEIAPIFKLNQNTYFLELWHGPTCAFKDMALQILPHLLLKSIHKTGETKEVVILVATSGDTGKAALEGFKDVAGTRIIVFYPADGVSDIQKRQMVTQDGNNVDVAAVCGNFDDAQNGVKQIFTDKDYNEMLAQNGFMLSSANSINWGRLVPQVVYYFSAYANLVKNNEIKLGDKINFVVPTGNFGNILAAYYAKEMGLPVNRLICASNENNVLTDFIKTGVYDKNRGFKTTVSPSMDILISSNLERLLSLATNGDDGQVKAWMENLKSTGKYEVSAGVKQKILETFWGGFCDDDDTLDEINRVFRETSYVMDTHTAVAKRVLNQYAAETGDATKTVICSTASPFKFSDSVLTAIKGAPETGDAFTQLAELAETAQASIPKSLAELKTKPVIFRTTCEKDEMVDVVSQMLNLA, from the coding sequence ATGCAGTATCGCAGCACCCGTGACAGTAACACACAAGTAACATCTGCAATGGCAATTAAAACCGGCCTTGCGCCCGACGGCGGTCTTTTTCTGCCCGAAACGGTTCCACAGGTTTCGTTGTCTGAAATTGAGTCCCTTTGCGGCATGACCTATAACGAACGGGCGGTGGACATTTTAAGCCGGTTTTTGACGGATTTTACACAGGAGGAAATTACCACCTGCGTTAACCGCGCCTACAGCCGCGAAAAATTTGAAACGGAGGAAATCGCCCCTATTTTCAAGCTGAACCAAAACACATACTTTTTAGAACTGTGGCATGGCCCAACCTGCGCGTTTAAAGATATGGCGCTGCAAATTCTGCCCCACCTGCTGCTGAAGTCCATTCATAAAACAGGCGAAACCAAAGAGGTGGTCATTTTGGTGGCAACCTCGGGCGATACGGGCAAGGCGGCGTTAGAAGGATTTAAGGACGTAGCCGGCACAAGAATTATTGTGTTTTACCCAGCCGACGGCGTTTCTGACATTCAAAAACGGCAAATGGTAACCCAAGACGGCAACAATGTAGACGTTGCGGCGGTTTGCGGCAATTTTGACGATGCGCAAAACGGCGTGAAACAGATTTTCACTGACAAAGATTATAATGAAATGCTGGCGCAAAACGGCTTTATGCTGTCCAGCGCAAACTCCATAAACTGGGGCAGACTGGTTCCTCAGGTGGTGTACTATTTTTCAGCCTATGCAAATTTAGTGAAAAACAACGAAATTAAGCTGGGGGACAAAATTAATTTTGTAGTGCCCACCGGCAATTTTGGAAATATTTTGGCGGCCTATTATGCAAAAGAAATGGGCCTGCCGGTGAACAGGCTTATCTGCGCTTCTAACGAAAATAACGTGCTGACAGACTTTATCAAAACCGGCGTCTACGACAAAAACCGCGGCTTTAAAACCACAGTTTCCCCCTCGATGGACATTTTAATCTCCAGCAATTTAGAGCGTCTTTTGTCTTTAGCCACCAACGGTGACGACGGGCAGGTGAAAGCGTGGATGGAAAATTTAAAATCCACAGGAAAATATGAAGTGTCTGCCGGCGTGAAACAAAAAATTCTGGAAACGTTCTGGGGTGGATTCTGCGACGACGACGATACCTTAGACGAAATTAACCGCGTATTCCGCGAGACCAGCTATGTAATGGACACCCACACGGCTGTGGCCAAACGGGTGTTGAACCAATATGCGGCAGAAACAGGCGACGCCACAAAAACGGTGATCTGTTCCACCGCAAGTCCATTTAAGTTCTCAGACAGCGTGTTAACAGCCATAAAAGGCGCGCCGGAAACAGGGGACGCTTTTACGCAGTTAGCTGAGCTTGCCGAAACAGCCCAGGCGTCAATCCCAAAATCTTTGGCCGAGCTGAAAACAAAGCCGGTGATTTTCAGAACCACCTGTGAAAAAGACGAGATGGTCGACGTTGTCAGCCAAATGCTGAATTTGGCGTAG